The following DNA comes from Acidobacteriota bacterium.
GCCGCGATCGTCAGAACCGAGCGCAACCAGCGGTATCCGTCCGATCACTTCCCCGTGACGGCCGTCCTCCGCCGCCGCTAGCCGCGGGGCACATGGCGTGGGTGCGGCGCTTGTAACGCTCAGCGGCGTCGAAGACTGCCTGTCAGCGTCAGCGTCTCGTCGCCGCGTTTCACGGTGGCGACGAGCGAATCGCCCCACTGTTTCTTGTCGATGAGCGCCCGAATCTCGACGTCCTTGCGGATCGGCTGGCCGTCGAGCGTCAGCAGGTCGTCGCCGGCCTTGATGCCCATCGCCTCGGCCGTCGAGCCCGGCGTCACCAGGAGGACGTTGGTGGGCTGCTCGCCGTTACTGCGGAACGACACGCCGAACGTGGGGTGGAGCGGGTAGGTCTCGGTCGGCACACCCCACACGATGTCGCCGACCGACGCACGTACTGACGTCGGCGAGGCCGGCGACGTCGCGACGGGCATCACCGTCGCCACGCGCCTGTCGGTGTAGGCCGCGGCCTGTCGGGCGATGCCAAGGTTGTAGGCGACATGCCCGCTGCCCACCAGCACCACGACAACGGCCTTCGGATCGGGCGTGCTCTTCGCCAGTTCGACGGCATGGAACGCCATCGTTGCATCCCACGCACACTGCGCGTCGATCATGCGCTGGAGCGTGTCGGCCGGCATGCCCGAGCCGTGTGAACTCCCGCCGCCGATGAACGCGGTGAACATCTGCTTGTGTTCGTCGTGCGTCGTGTCGATCGTCGGTGCCAGCCTGCCGCGCTCCATCCCGCCGATGCTCGTGAGGCCGCGACGACCGACCATCGAGATGATGGCGCGCGGCGCGTTGATCCCGCGCAGCGACAGCCGATGCTGTTTCGCGAGCTGGAAAATCTCCCTGTAGTACCCCCAGGGATAGCCCCAGTAGTCGTACCAGCCTGATTCACGCAGGAGCGCCGCCTCGTCGATGCCGCCACGCATCCAGCGATCGAACGGTGCGGTGGGCGCGTCGTCGGGGAACATCTCCAGGCCGATTGTCACCTTGCGACCGGCACGCTGCAGCGCCGCGATCACGGCCGCCTGCACGCGGTGCGATTCCGCCGACGTGTGCGACTCTCCGACGAGCACGATGGCGGCGTCGGCCAATGCGGCCACCGCCTCGTCGGGCGACACGTCGACGCCCTTGTGCGTGTCGTGAATCTGATCGACGCCCAGCGCGATCGAGCGCGCCTTGCGCGCGGGATCGCCGATCTCGAGGTCGAGGGGGCCACGCGACTGCGCGGACGCCGACGACGCCACGAGCACGATCGTCGAGAGAACCAGGGACGTTCGTCGCCGCATCGTCATCGCCGTTCCGCCCCCTCGACGACGGCCAGCACGTCGGCCGCGTGCGCGTCGACTTTCACGCCGTCCCAGCGCCGCGCCACCGTGCCATCAGGCGCGACGAGATACGTGGTCCGCGCGATGCCCATGAACGTCCTTCCATAGAGGCGCTTCTCCTGCCACACGCCGTACCGCTCGCACACGGCGTGATCCTCGTCGGCGAGGAGGGGATACGCAAGTCCGTGCCGGCGCGCGAACGTCGCCTTGCTCGCCGTGTCGAGGATGCTGATGCCGAACACCACCGCACCCGCGCGCGAGAAGTCGGGTAGCGCGTCCTGGAATCCGCACGCTTCCGTGGTACACCCCGGCGTGGCGTCCTTCGGATAGAAGAAGAGCACCACCGGCTGGCCTGCGCAATCGGCAAGCGCGCGGACGACACCATCCTGATCCGGGAGCGCGAACTGTGGCGCCTTCGCGCCTGGTTCGAGAAGAGCCATGGCCCTACAGGCTACCTGAACCGGCGTCCGGCGTCTCCGGCGGTTTACACTGGTCCGGATGACCGTTGGTCCAGAGCCGTCCCGGTGGCACGCGTAGCCGTGCCGGCAGGCCCGAGGCAGTGCGGCGCCGCGCCGCGCGAGGGGCATACCTACACCGGCGACATCCGACTCGCCGAGGGCTTCCATTCGGAGGTGCTCGGCAACAGCCGAGACGTCCTGATCTACCTGCCGCCGGGGTACGACGACGAACCCGAGCGCCGCTATCCGGTGCTCTACCTGCACGACGGACAGAACGTGTTCGACGCGAGTACGGCGTTTGCCGGCGTCTCGTGGGCCGTGGACGAGACGGCCGAGCGGCTCATACGCGAAAAGGCGATCGCGCCGGTCATCATCGTCGCCATCAATCACGCCGGAACCGCCAGGGCCGACGAGTTCGCGCCGACGCGCGACGCCCACCGCGACGCCGGCGGCCGGGCAGACCGCTACGCGCGCTTCCTCGTCGACGAGCTCAAACCGTACATCGATCGCACGTTCCGTACGCGGCCGGATGCGGTAGACACCGCGCTCGGCGGGTCGTCGCTCGGCGGCCTCGTCACGCTGCACATGGGCCTCGAGTATCCGCACGTGTTCGGTGGGCTGGCGGTGCTGTCCCCGTCGATCTGGTGGGACCGTCGCGCGATCCTCGAGCGGTTCGCCAGACTCGAGACGCACCTGCCATGGCGGATCTGGCTCGACGTCGGCACTGCCGAAGGGCGCGACACGCTGCGTAACGCACGCGCGCTGAAAGCCCTGCTACTGGAGAAGGGCTGGGCGGACGGCGATGATCTGCGGTACGTCGAAGCGCGCGGGGCGCCGCACAGCGAGGCGGCATGGGCGGCGCGGATCGGACCGATTCTGGAGTATCTGTTCCCCGCGAAGCCGCGCACGCGACGGCGGCGTTCACCGGCCACACGACCAGGGTTGCGCGGCCGCGTCGGGTCACCGTGGTGACGCCTCAGGGCTTCTGCCGTGATTTCTCGAGCGCCTGCACCTCGGCCTCGACCTGGGCCTTCGCCTTCTGCTCCTCGCGCTTGCGGAAGGCGTTCCTGATCGCGCCGATCGTGTTCCCCCCGACGGGGACGCCCACGGGGTAGAGCTGCGCGCGATGCTGGCGCGGGATCATGATCGACTGCATCTCGTAGTGGTAGATCGGGTACCACGGACGCACGTACCCCGGCGTCGCCGTCGTCTGGTCGTACAGCCAGCCGAAGTCGTAGTCGATGTCGTCGCGGGTTTCCTCGACGCGCACCGTGTAGTCGGCACGCACGGGGCCGAGCAGGATCGACTCTACGGGCTGCGCCGCGAACTGCCGGCGGATGCGGTCCAGGTCGGCGTCCGAGCGAGCCGCCGGCTGCCGGGCCATCGCAGGGGAGGTGCCAAGGGCGACACCCAGCAGCAGGACCGTGGCGATGAACGGTCGGTACGGCGGCATGTTCATAGGACGTTGTCACGACGGCACCGGCCTGTCACCGATACCGCCTCATTCGATCGCGACGTTGGGGCGGGACGTACCGAGTCGGCGCGTCAGGACTGCAGGAGCAGGAAGCCCGGATCCTCGATGAACTCCTTCACCTTCACGAGGAACTGCACGGCTTCGAGCCCGTCCACGATGCGGTGATCGTAGGAGAGCGCAAGGTACATCATCGGTCTGATGACGACCTGTCCCTTGATGGCCACGGGGCGGTCCTCGATCTTGTGCAGGCCGAGGATGCCCACCTGCGGCGGATTCAGGATCGGCGTACTGAGCAGCGACCCGAACACGCCGCCGTTGGTGATCGTGAACGATCCGCCCCTGAGATCCTCGAGCGTGAGCGTGTTGTTCTTCGCGCGCGCGGCGAAATCCCTGATGGCGAGCTCGATGTCGGCGAACCCGAGCTGTTCGGCCGACCTGATGACAGGGACGACCAGGCCCTGTTCGGCGCCGACGGCAATCCCGACGTCGTAGTAGTGCTTCAGCACCATCTCCTCGCCCTGGATCTCGGCGTTGAGACGGGGAAACGCCTGGAGCGCCGCCACCGACGCCTTGACGAAGAACGACGCGATGCCGATGCCCACGCCGTAGCGCTTGGCGAACTGCTCCTTGCGCCGTTCGCGCAGCGCCATCAGCTCGGTCATGTCCACCTCGTTGAAGGTGGTGAGCATGGCCGCCGTGCGCTGGGCCTCGACGAGGTTGCGCGCGATTGTGAGTCGCCGCTTCGACATCCGCACGCGTTCTTCCGTGCGACTGCCCGGAACGAGGGCCGGACGCGTGGGCGGCGGTTGGGCGGCAGCCGGCTTGGCCGCAGCGGGTGCTGACGCCGGTGCGGCAGCGGGTCGCGCAGCGGCTTCCACGTCACGACGCATCACGCGTCCGGCATCGCCGGTGCCCTGCACTTGCGCCACGTCCACCTGATGGACCTCGGCAGCCTTGCGCGCGGCTGGCGTGCTGCGAGGACCATCAGCGACAGGAGCCGCGGCAGGCGCTGGCGCGCTCGCGGCGGGCTCGGGTGCCGCGGCGGCAGGCGTGGACGTCGCAGCGGCACCCACCTCGATCAGAGCGAGCTGTTGGCCGACCTTCACGTCTTCGCCCTCCTGACGGAGGATCTTCGCGAGCACGCCCGCCTGATCGGCGTTCACTTCGAGGTCGATCTTCTCGGTCTCGAGCTCGACGAGCGCGTCGCCCACGCCCACGGCCTCGCCTTCTTTCTTGAGCCAGCGCGCCACGCGCGCCTCGATCACCGACTCACCGAGCTGCGGAACCACCACCTGTGCCGCCATGTGCGTTCTATGCCTTTGCCTTGGCCCGCGCGCGTGACGCACGTGGGGTGGGAGCGGTGGGAGCGTACGCCTCGGCCACCAGCAACTTCTGGTTGATCATGTGCCACGTCAGCGAGCCCTCCGATGGGCTCGCGCTGCGTGGACGTCCGAGATACCGCACCGGAAGCCTGCCGTCCAGCAGTTCCTCGAAGGCAGGCCGGAAGAAGTCCCAGGCCCCCATGTTGAGCGGTTCTTCCTGCAGCCAGACGACCTCTTCCGCATTCGGGTAGCCGGCGACGACGGTGCTGACCGCGTCGGCGGGGAAGGGGTACAGCTGTTCGATCCGGCAGATGGCCGTGTGGCGATCCGTCTGGCGGGCGTCCGCCGACACGAGATCGACGTACACCTTGCCGCTGCAGAACAGCACGCGCGTGACCTCACGCGCCCGCGCCCGCGCGTCGTCATCGTCGATGACAGGACGCCAGGCGCCTTCCTCGAACTCGCGCGGCGAGGACGCCACGAGCGGATGTCGCAGCAGGCTCTTCGGCGTGAGCACGACGAGGGGCAGCGGATCGGTCGTGAGCAGGAGCGCCTGGCGACGGAGAAGGTGGAAGTACTGGGCGGCCGTTGTGCAGTTGGCCAGGCGCAGGTTGATGTCCGCCGCGGCGCCGAGGAAGCGCTCCGGGCGCGCGCTCGAATGCTCGGGGCCCTGGCCTTCGTAGCCATGCGGGAGGAGCAGGACCAGCGACGGCGTCTGCCCCCACTTGGCGCGGGCCGACGTCACGAACTGATCGAGCATCACCTGCGCGCCGTTGATGAAATCGCCGTACTGCGCTTCCCAGATCACGAGGCGATCGGGCGCCTGCACGTTGTAGCCGTACTCGAAGCCGATCGTCGCGTTCTCGCTGAGCGGGCTGTTGTGAATCTCGAAGCTCGCCCGTGCCTGCGGCAGCCGTTGCAGCGGGATGTCGAGGGCACCGGTGTCCTGGTCGCGGAACGCCGCGTGCCTGTGGCTGAACGTGCCGCGCTGCACGTCCTCGCCCGTGAGGCGGATCGGAATCCCGTCTGCGAGGATGCTCGCGTACGCCAGTTCCTCGGCCGTGGCCCAGTCCACCGATCGCTCGTCGAGGTTGTCGAACACCACCTTGCGCCGCTCGCGTCCGCGATCCAGCTTGCGATGTCCGACGAACCCGTCGGGCCGCGTCAGCAGCGCGTCGTTCATCTCGCGCAGGTGCGCCACGCTCACGGTCGTGCGCACCTGGCGCGCGGCACCAGCGGGCGGCGGCTCCGGAATCGGATTGACGATGTCTTCTTCGGGCTTGAGTTGCGCGTAGATGTCTTCGAGCGCCTTCATGCGCGCGTCGACCATCGCCTGCGCCAGACCGGGACGTCCGGTCGACGCTTCCACGTGAGCCGCCCATTGCTCGCGGACCGTCGGGTGCGCGGCAATCTTCTGGTACATGAGCGGTTGCGTGAAGCCCGGCTCGTCGCCCTCGTTGTGCCCGTAGCGGCGATACCCCACCAGATCGATCAGGAAGTCGCGCTGGAAGCGCTCGCGATACGCCCACGCGATCCGGGCGGCCTCGATGCAGGCGATCGGATCGTCGGCGTTCACGTGGATGATCGGGATCTTGAACCCGCGCGCCAGGCCGCTCGCGTACGACGTCGAGTACGACTCGGCGGAGACGGCCGTGAACCCGAGCTGGTTGTTCGCGATGATGTGGATCGTGCCGCCGGCGGTGTAGCCGTCCAGGCGCGACAGGTTCAGCGTCTCGGCCACGATGCCCTGGCCGGGAAACGCCGCATCGCCGTGAATCAGGACCGGCAGCGTGAGGTGCGGATTGAACACCGGGGCGCCGGGACGGCCCGCGTCGGTCCCTGCGGCGCGCGCCATGCCCGCCACCACGGGATTCACGAACTCCAGGTGGCTCGGGTTCGGTGCCATCGACACCTGCGTGTCGGCGTCGAACTGCCGCAGCGCGCCCGCGTGATACTTCACGTCGCCCGTCCAGCCGAGGTCGATGCGGTAGCCGGTGCGCGTCTGCACCGGGTCCTTGAACTCGGCCAGGATCTGCGCGTACGGCTTGCCGAGCACGTGCGTGAGCACGTTCAGGCGACCGCGATGCGCCATGCCGATGAGCACGTGCTGCAGACCGCCCTGGTCGCCTCCGTGGATGATCGTGTCGAGGACCGGCACGAGCATGTCGAGGCCTTCGACCGAGAACCGCGTCTTGCCCTGGAACGTGCGGTGCAGGAAACGCTCGAACGTCTCGACCTGCGTGATGCGGTCGAGCAGCGCCACCTCGTCGAGCGGGGTCATGGGTGGCCGGAATCGTCGCGTCTCGACGGCCAGGCGCAGCCATTCCCGCTCTTCGGGCACGTACACCTGCGCGAAGTCGAATCCCGTGCGCGTGCAGTACGCCGCGCGCAGGGCCGCCATCGCCGTCGCGGCGTCTGGCAGACCTTCGGCCAGCGGACCGCCGACCACGCTGGCCGGCATGCGGCGCATCTCGTCCTCCGAGGTGCCGTGCGCTTCAGGCGCCAGCGCGGGGTCGCCTGTCGGACGCGAGCCGAGGGGATCGATCTGGGCGGCGAGATGGCCGTACCGGCGAATCCACTCGGCCAGCGTCGCCGCGCCCACGACCGCGCGGGTGTCGCCCGGTGAGACGGCACCGCCTGCGGGAGTGGGTGTTTCCTCAGGGGGCGTCCACTGCTCGAAGTAGGCGCGCGTCTGCGCGTCGACTGCCGTGGGGTCCTGCCGGTAGCGATCGTAGAGTTCGAGGACGTACCCGGCGTTCAGACCCTGGAACTCGCTCCATCCAGCCATACGAAGTTCAGATTCTAGTCGATCCTCGTCGACGACGAGGGCGTGCCCTGCCCCTCGCGCGCGTCGCGCCAGCGGTGCAGGGGCAGTGACAGGAGGACGTAGCGTCGTCGCAGGGCGAGGACCTCGCCGGCGTACGACGCACGCGGAATCTCGCCGGCGCGCAGGCGCGCCCTGAGGCGGCGAATCTCGAAGCGATAGAGATCGTTGACCTGGTCGTGCAGGAGCAGGGCAGGCGTCTCTGCCGTGGGCCTCAGGCCATGACCCGCGAGGGCGTCGAGCACGTGCGGCGGGAAGGGCACATCCATGCCGTCGGCTCGCGCTAGAACGCGAAGTAGATGAAGTCGAGCGACGTGCGGCTGCGCAGCACGAGGATCGTCGCAAACAGGAGGCCCACCGTCAGCGCCTGCCAGACGACGGTGCGCGTGGGCACGTCCGCCTCGTGCTGGGCTGGCCTGTCCGTGTAGGACCGGCCCTGCCAGACCGTCCACAGGCTGTGGACCCACAGCGGCGCGGAGAACGTGAGGGCGATGAGGAACAGGTAGAGGCCTGCCTGGCGCTCGGCCAGCGGTGCGGTGCCCGGAACGAGCGTGAGATCGCGCCACAGCATGGCGGCGTCGCCCTCGCGGAACATCAGCCATCCGATGTGGACGAGCACGAACATCAGCGCCCACTGCGGCAGCACGCGCCAGAGCGGCAGGCGATGTCGGCCCGGGTGGCGCCCCACGCCGCGCACCGCCCCCCACAGACGCTCGACCACGAGCATCACGCCGTGGAAGGCGCCCCATGCGACGAAATTCCACGCCGCGCCGTGCCACAGCCCCGACACGACGAACGTGATCATCACGTTGATCAGTGTGCGCGGCAGTCCGTGACGCGATCCGCCCAGTGGGATGTAGAGGTAGTCGCGGAACCACGACGACAGCGAGATGTGCCAGCGCCGCCAGAAGTCCGACGGCGAGACGGCCAGGTACGGGTGATCGAAGTTCTTCATCAGATCGAACCCGAGCCAGCGCGCACTGCCGCGCGCGATGTCCGTGTAGGCGGAGAAGTCAGCGTAAATCTGCACGCCGAACGCGAAGACGCCTGCCCACAGCATCTCGAAGCCCGGATCCTTCATCGAGAAGACGCGGTTGGCGATGACGCCCACGTTGTCTGCGATTACCAGCTTCTTGAAGAGGCCCCACATCATCAGCACCGTCGCGTCGCGCGCGACGACGAGATTGAAGACGCGGGGCGTCACCACGCGCGGCAGGAGCGCCGACGCGCGTTCGATCGGGCCGGCGACCAACTGCGGGAACAACGCCACGAACAGCGCGAAGTCGAGCAACGGACGGCACGCGCGCATGCGGCCGCGATAGACGTCGATCGTGTAGGAGAGACTCTGGAACGTGTAGAACGAGATGCCTACGGGCAGCACGATCTGCAGGACCGGCAGCGACGCCTCGACGCCAAGGGCGGCAAGGCCCGCCTGCACGCTCTCGATGAAGAAGTTGAAGTACTTGAAGAACCCGAGGACCGAGAGGTTCGAGATCAGGCTGAGGACCAGCCACCACTTGCGTGTCGCCCGCACGTCTGCCGGGGGATTGGCATAGGCCTCATCGTCCATCGACGGGTCTGGATCCATCCGCAGGCCGGCGAACCAGTCGACGAGCGTGGTACCGGCCAGCAGCGCGCAGAACCACGGCTCGAACCAGCCGTAGAACACATAGCTCGCCACGAGCAGGACCCGGTTCTGCGCCACGTGCGACAGCCGCCAGTAGACGGCCGTCACCACGATGAAGAAGACCACGAAGTCCAGGCTGTGGAACGTCATCTGAACAGCCTGTTCAGGTTGACGCGGAACTGGCGCGTGTAGCGCTGCCTGTGCGCGCGGGCGATGTGATCGCCGTCCTCGTACATGGCCAGCGTCTGCATCTGATCGCCGGTGTCGTCATGGAACGACATGCCCTGCTGCTCGACATACGCGCGGAAGTCGCGCATGTAGGCCTGCATGCGCGGCGACTGCTCCGGTGCCCTGTTGCCCACGGGCCGCCGCTGCACGCGCACGAAGCACACGTGAAGCCCGTGCTGTTTCGCGAGATCGACGATGAGCGGCAGCACCGAACTCGGCATGGTGCGCCCGAAGTCGGCCTCGGCATCTTCGGCCGCCTGCAGGTCGGCCGCCGCCATCGGCCGAAGACGCTCGAGACCCATGATCTCGAAGTTCATGGTGTCGAGGAACTGGCGGCGGGCGGGCTCGTCAGGCGTCCAGAGTCGCGTCGGCCAGTCGTACAACTGCCGCTCGACCCACGCGTTGGCGCGCTCCACGTCATAGACCCTGTTGATCGTGTCGTGGACGCGGTACCACGGTCCCTGCACGCGCGCGGCGATCGCGTCGTTGAGCGCCGGCTCCGTCTCGTGCGCCACCTCGTCGAGCGACCAGCGGAACGGACCGGTCAGTCGAAAGAGCGGGTCGGTCATGTTCAGGTCGCGAAAGAAGAAGAACGTGACCTTCGGCCGCTCGCCGCTCGCAACGAGATAGTTCTTGAAGCTCAGATACCAGTACGCCGATCCGGTGCCCGCGCGCGCGAGCATCGCCACGTCCTGCCCGACGAGGCCAGCCAGGTACCCGGCGTCGATGCGCGTACCGAGCATCGAGTCGCCGATGAAGACGTACGACGGATGGAGCCGCTGGAGGTCGTCGATGGCCCCCGGGCGGAACGGGATGCGCTCCCGCGAGGCCTCGAGCGCCGGGAGGTAACTGGGCTGGACGGCACGCGTCGACAGCCAGACCATCGCCGGCCGCCAGAGCAGCGGGATGGCCGCCGCCACCGCCAGGATGGCCACGAGGCGCACCACGCCGCGCCACGACCAGTCGGCGGGCGGCGTGCGGGGCGCGTGGTGCGAAGGGGGCGTGTGCAGGCGTGAATCGGACACGTACGGCCGGAGCAGTATAGACCGAGGCGGGGAACGCCGGAGCGCGTTCCCCGGCGGTTCAGGGCTTCGCGCCGACGCGCATGCGGAGTTCGAGCACGACCTGCCGTCGCATCACGTCTCCGAAGATGTGCTGCTGGATTTCCTGATCGAAGAGGTTGATCACCTTCAGCGACGCCGTCAGCGCGTCGCTGAGCCGGTAGCCGAACGTGCCGTTGACGAGCGTGAAGCCGTCGGTAGTGCCGTGATAGCGCGAGTCGAGCACGTCCTGCCAGAACGCCTCCGTGGCGTGGCTCACCGACAGCGTGCCGAGCACGCGCGGGCCCGAGTAGGTACCACCCACGTTCAGGCGATGCCGCGAGGGCAGGTTCAACTCGGAGATGTCGAACCCGCGCGGTTCCGGCGTCGGCTGGAACGAGTAGTTGGCAAACCCCGTCACGGTGCGCGCGATGTCGGCGTCGACGCCGAGCTCGACGCCCTTCTGACGGACCTTGCCGAAGTTCTGGTACGTGAACGAGGCGGGCAGGCCGTTGCCCGGACCGAACCGGCCCGACTGGAGGATCAGCTCGAGGGCCGCGGCCGGCAGCGGCCCCCCGGGCGGCGGCGTCGTGGCGCGGTACGAGCCGTTCTGCGTGAAGAAGATCGCGTTGCGGCTGTCGTTGACGTAGAACGCCGCGCTGACGGTGGCCCGGTTGCCGATCACGCCCGAGTAGCCGATTTCGTACGCGTCGAGCGACTCCTCGGAGAGGTCCTCGTTGCCGATGGCGGCGACGGGGAAGTTGTACAGACGGCCGGTGAGCGCGGGGTTCAGCGCACCGAGATCGAGTTGGTTGACCAGCGCGGTGTCGAGGAAGTTGTTCACCAGCGACGGGGCCCTGTACGCGCGGTTGTACGACACGCGCACCGTCTGCGCCGGCGACGGCTTGAACATGAGCGTCGTGCGCGGCGAGAACACCGGCGCGTCGAGGACGGAGAAGGCGTCGACGCGGCCACCAACCACCCAGCGCCAGCGCGGCGCGAGGAAGATCTCATCCTGCAGGTACACGCCGCCTTCGGTCCGGGCGTCGCCACGCGGCGCCAGCGACAGGTCGAACGCATTGTACCGGAAGTTGCCGCCCATGCTGAACACGTGACGGCTCTTCCACGTCGCCACGTGACCGGCTTCGACGTCGAACGTCGTGTTGCGGAACACGAACGGAATCGGCCTGCCGTCGAGTCCCACCGCCAGCAGGTTCGTGGCGTTGCCGTCGAGGCGATTGATGAACGTGTTGATGCGCGTCGCCCCGCGCGAGTAGTTCACCTTGCCGTACGCCAGGTACGTGCCGCGATCGATGTCGAACGGCCCGATCCCTGTGTGGATCATGCCCTCGGTGCCGGAGAACCCGCCCTGCACGACCACCTTCTGGCGGCCATCGGGATGGTCGTAGTCGAGACGCGCGTCGAACTTCGGCTGTCGCGTGCCGGAGTTGGCAAAGCCCGGATAGAGCGTCCCCGTGTCGTTGGGGATCGGCCCATTCGGCCGCGCCATGGCGTCCTGCTGATAGAACCCGGCAGACACCTTGTAGGCCCAGCGATCGTCGATGGCGGCCGCGTGGCTTGCCGTCGCGGAGAACAACCCGCCGTTCCTGCGCGTGCCCCCCATCGCGTCGCGCCCGAACAGGCCGGCGCTCAGCGAGAACGACGTTCCCTGCATCTCGCGCGGCGACTTGGTGATGATGTTCACCACGCCGGTGAGCGCGTTGGCGCCCCAGACGGCCGACGCCGGGCCGCGGATGACTTCGATCTGCTTCATCTCCTGCGGGTCGATGGGCAGGAAGTCCCACGCGACGAACCCGAAGAAGTCCTGGTAGATGCTGCGTCCGTCGACCAGTGCGAGCTGCGATGTGGCGAGCGTGCCCGTGGCGGCGCGGGAGGTGAGATTGATGTCGCGCGCGGAGGTCTGCGTGACGTTCAGCCCCGGCACGTTCCGGAGGAGATCGGCGTAGCTGGTGGCGGGGGAGTTCGCGATCGTCCGGCTGTCGATCAGGGTGACGGTGGCGGGCGCGTTGACGAGCGCCTGCTCGACCTTCGACGCACTGACGATCACGCTTTCTTCGTACTTCGGTCGCTCCTGCTCGTCAGCCTCGGCAGGCGGGGGTTGCGGTGGTTGTTGCGCAAAGCCCGGCGTCGAGCACACTCCGCATGTCAGGAGCGTCCAGAGAAGGAAGCCTGTCAATCGACGGTACATGTCGGCTGTTCACACTACGCGGTCGCGGGCCTTTCCGCAACCTGACGTCTCAGACGTCGAGGGCCTCGGCGTCCTCCGCGCGGTCCATGATGAACCGGAACCGCGCCGACGCGTCCTTGCCCATCAGCTCGTTGATCACGCGGTCTGTCACGAGTTGGTCGGCGATGGTGACGCGGAGCAGTCGCCGCGTCTTCGGGTTGAGAGTGGTCTCCCACAGGACCCTGGGCATCATCTCCCCGAGGCCCTTGAACCGCGTGATGTCGGGTTTGGCCCGGCCCGCGGTCTTCTTCACGATCGCGTCCCGCTGCGCATCGTCCTGCGCCCAGAACGTGTCCTTCCCGACGTCGATGCGGTACAGGGGCGGCTGGGCGAGGTACACGCGGCCGCTCGTGATGAGGTGCGGCATGTGCCTGTAGATGAACGTGAGCAGGAGCGTGGAGATGTGGTGGCCGTCGGAGTCGGCGTCGGCCAGCAGGATCACCTTGCCGTAGCGCAGGCGCGCGAGGTCGAACTGCTTGCCCACGCCGCAGCCGAGCGCGGTCACCAG
Coding sequences within:
- a CDS encoding MBOAT family protein — protein: MTFHSLDFVVFFIVVTAVYWRLSHVAQNRVLLVASYVFYGWFEPWFCALLAGTTLVDWFAGLRMDPDPSMDDEAYANPPADVRATRKWWLVLSLISNLSVLGFFKYFNFFIESVQAGLAALGVEASLPVLQIVLPVGISFYTFQSLSYTIDVYRGRMRACRPLLDFALFVALFPQLVAGPIERASALLPRVVTPRVFNLVVARDATVLMMWGLFKKLVIADNVGVIANRVFSMKDPGFEMLWAGVFAFGVQIYADFSAYTDIARGSARWLGFDLMKNFDHPYLAVSPSDFWRRWHISLSSWFRDYLYIPLGGSRHGLPRTLINVMITFVVSGLWHGAAWNFVAWGAFHGVMLVVERLWGAVRGVGRHPGRHRLPLWRVLPQWALMFVLVHIGWLMFREGDAAMLWRDLTLVPGTAPLAERQAGLYLFLIALTFSAPLWVHSLWTVWQGRSYTDRPAQHEADVPTRTVVWQALTVGLLFATILVLRSRTSLDFIYFAF
- a CDS encoding TonB-dependent receptor; the protein is MIVSASKVEQALVNAPATVTLIDSRTIANSPATSYADLLRNVPGLNVTQTSARDINLTSRAATGTLATSQLALVDGRSIYQDFFGFVAWDFLPIDPQEMKQIEVIRGPASAVWGANALTGVVNIITKSPREMQGTSFSLSAGLFGRDAMGGTRRNGGLFSATASHAAAIDDRWAYKVSAGFYQQDAMARPNGPIPNDTGTLYPGFANSGTRQPKFDARLDYDHPDGRQKVVVQGGFSGTEGMIHTGIGPFDIDRGTYLAYGKVNYSRGATRINTFINRLDGNATNLLAVGLDGRPIPFVFRNTTFDVEAGHVATWKSRHVFSMGGNFRYNAFDLSLAPRGDARTEGGVYLQDEIFLAPRWRWVVGGRVDAFSVLDAPVFSPRTTLMFKPSPAQTVRVSYNRAYRAPSLVNNFLDTALVNQLDLGALNPALTGRLYNFPVAAIGNEDLSEESLDAYEIGYSGVIGNRATVSAAFYVNDSRNAIFFTQNGSYRATTPPPGGPLPAAALELILQSGRFGPGNGLPASFTYQNFGKVRQKGVELGVDADIARTVTGFANYSFQPTPEPRGFDISELNLPSRHRLNVGGTYSGPRVLGTLSVSHATEAFWQDVLDSRYHGTTDGFTLVNGTFGYRLSDALTASLKVINLFDQEIQQHIFGDVMRRQVVLELRMRVGAKP